One window of the Takifugu rubripes chromosome 13, fTakRub1.2, whole genome shotgun sequence genome contains the following:
- the parp6a gene encoding protein mono-ADP-ribosyltransferase PARP6 isoform X1, with amino-acid sequence MAEWKTAAQGREQVCPLRGGAAEARAASEAPSSSEDIKGQCWTDEESDGENESEQFLYGIQGSCAADLYRHPQLDADIEAVKDIYTDSAVSVREYGTIDDVDIDLHINIGFLDEEVATAWKVIRTEPIIVRLRFSLSQYLDGPEPSVEVFQPSNKEGFSLGLQLKKILSTFTSQQWKHLSNEFLKAQQEKRHSWFKAGGTIKKFRAGLSIFSPIPKSPSLPLIQDTVLKGKLSVPELRVTRLMNRSISCTMKNPKGELFSYPPNSQTVAVPAARAPAQITTRQLIELFFSSQAGGHCKNIPTLEYGFLVQIMKYSEQRIPTLNEYCVVCDEQHVFQNGSMLKPAVCTRELCVFSFYTLGVMSGAAEEVATGAEVVDLLVAMCRAALESPRKSIIFEPYPSVVDPNDPKTLAFNPKKKNYERLQKALDSVMSIREMTQGSYLEIKKQMDKLDPLAHPLLQWIISSNRSHIVKLPLSRQLKFMHTSHQFLLLSSPPAKEARFRTAKKLYGSTFAFHGSHIENWHSVLRNGLVNASYTKLQLHGAAYGKGIYLSPISSISFGYSGMGKGQHRMPTKDELVQRYNRMNTIPQSRPIQSRFLQSRNLNCIALCEVITSKDLQKHGNIWVCPVSDHVCTRFFFVYEDGQVGDANINTQEPKVQKEIMRVIGTQIYSS; translated from the exons TGGAAAACAGCCGCCCAAGgaagggagcaggtgtgccctTTAAGAGGGGGAGCAGCTGAGGCAAGGGCAGCATCCGAGGCTCCATCCTCTTCGGAG GACATCAAAGGCCAGTGTTGGACTGACGAGGAGTCAGATGGGGAGAATGAGTCAGAACAGTTCCTGTATGGTATCCAG GGGAGTTGCGCTGCTGACCTGTACCGCCACCCGCAACTCGATGCAGATATCGAGGCAGTAAAAGACATCTACACGGACAGTGCCGTGTCTGTTAG GGAATATGGAACCATCGACGATGTGGACATTGATCTTCACATTAACATTGGTTTCTTAGAC GAGGAGGTTGCGACAGCTTGGAAAGTTATCAGAACAGAGCCCATTATTGTGAGACTGCGCTTTTCTCTGTCTCAGTACCTCGACGGACCTG AACCATCAGTGGAAGTGTTCCAGCCATCCAATAAAGAAGGCTTTAGCCTGGGCCTGCAGCTTAAAAA GATCCTGAGCACGTTCACCTCGCAGCAGTGGAAACATCTCAGTAATGAGTTCCTCAAGGCCCAGCAGgagaagaggcacagctggttTAAAGCCGGAGGAACCATCAAGAAGTTTCGTGCTGGACTTAGCATCTTTTCCCCCATACCCAA GTCACCAAGTCTTCCTTTGATCCAAGACACAGTTTTAAAAGGGAAGCTGAGTGTCCCTGAACTGAGGGTGACCCGCCTGATGAATCGCTCTATTTCATGCACAATGAAAAACCCTAAAGGAGAGCTCTTCAGCTATCCTCCAAATAGCCAG ACTGTGGCTGTCCCAGCGGCAAGGGCCCCAGCGCAGATTACCACGAGGCAGCTGATTGAATTGTTTTTCTCGTCCCAGGCGGGTGGTCACTGCAAGAACATCCCAACACTGGAGTATGGCTTTCTAGTACAG ATAATGAAGTACTCAGAGCAGAGGATCCCCACACTAAATGAGTACTGCGTGGTCTGTGACGAGCAGCACGTCTTTCAAAATGGATCCATGTTGAAG CCGGCTGTGTGCACCAGGGAGCTGTGCGTGTTCTCCTTCTACACACTGGGTGTGATGTccggagctgcagaggaagtggCCACTGGGGCTGAG GTGGTGGACCTGCTTGTGGCTATGTGTCGAGCTGCTCTTGAGTCTCCTCGTAAGAGCATCATCTTTGAGCCTTACCCATCAGTTGTTGACCCCAATGATCCTAAGACACTGGCCTTCAACCCAAAG AAGAAGAATTATGAGAGACTGCAGAAAGCGTTGGACAGTGTCATGTCCATTCGGGAGATGACTCAG GGTTCGTATTTAGAAATCAAGAAACAGATGGACAAGCTGGACCCTCTGGCCCATCCCCTACTGCAGTG GATCATTTCCAGCAACAGATCACATATCGTTAAGCTGCCTCTGAGCAGG CAACTCAAATTCATGCACACCTCCCACCAGTTCCTGCTGCTCAGCAGCCCCCCAGCCAAAGAGGCCCGTTTTCGCACTGCCAAGAAGCTGTACGGTAGCACCTTCGCCTTCCA tgGTTCCCACATTGAGAACTGGCACTCCGTTCTGAGAAATGGACTCGTCAATGCCTCTTATACCAAGCTGCAG CTGCATGGGGCAGCGTATGGAAAGGGCATCTATCTGAGCCCCATCTCCAGCATATCTTTTGGATACTCAG GAATGGGGAAAGGACAGCACCGTATGCCCACCAAAGATGAGCTGGTGCAGCGCTACAACCGAATGAACACCATACCACAG AGCCGTCCCATACAATCGAGGTTCCTTCAGAGCCGAAATCTGAACTGCATCGCTCTGTGCGAAG TGATAACATCCAAGGACTTACAGAAACACGGTAACATCTGGGTGTGTCCAGTTTCCGACCATGTCTGCACTCGCTTCTTTTTTGT GTACGAGGATGGCCAAGTAGGAGATGCCAACATCAACACCCAGGAGCCCAAAGTGCAGAAGGAGATCATGCGTGTGATTGGGACCCAGATCTACTCCAGCTAA
- the parp6a gene encoding protein mono-ADP-ribosyltransferase PARP6 isoform X2 — MDIKGQCWTDEESDGENESEQFLYGIQGSCAADLYRHPQLDADIEAVKDIYTDSAVSVREYGTIDDVDIDLHINIGFLDEEVATAWKVIRTEPIIVRLRFSLSQYLDGPEPSVEVFQPSNKEGFSLGLQLKKILSTFTSQQWKHLSNEFLKAQQEKRHSWFKAGGTIKKFRAGLSIFSPIPKSPSLPLIQDTVLKGKLSVPELRVTRLMNRSISCTMKNPKGELFSYPPNSQTVAVPAARAPAQITTRQLIELFFSSQAGGHCKNIPTLEYGFLVQIMKYSEQRIPTLNEYCVVCDEQHVFQNGSMLKPAVCTRELCVFSFYTLGVMSGAAEEVATGAEVVDLLVAMCRAALESPRKSIIFEPYPSVVDPNDPKTLAFNPKKKNYERLQKALDSVMSIREMTQGSYLEIKKQMDKLDPLAHPLLQWIISSNRSHIVKLPLSRQLKFMHTSHQFLLLSSPPAKEARFRTAKKLYGSTFAFHGSHIENWHSVLRNGLVNASYTKLQLHGAAYGKGIYLSPISSISFGYSGMGKGQHRMPTKDELVQRYNRMNTIPQSRPIQSRFLQSRNLNCIALCEVITSKDLQKHGNIWVCPVSDHVCTRFFFVYEDGQVGDANINTQEPKVQKEIMRVIGTQIYSS; from the exons ATG GACATCAAAGGCCAGTGTTGGACTGACGAGGAGTCAGATGGGGAGAATGAGTCAGAACAGTTCCTGTATGGTATCCAG GGGAGTTGCGCTGCTGACCTGTACCGCCACCCGCAACTCGATGCAGATATCGAGGCAGTAAAAGACATCTACACGGACAGTGCCGTGTCTGTTAG GGAATATGGAACCATCGACGATGTGGACATTGATCTTCACATTAACATTGGTTTCTTAGAC GAGGAGGTTGCGACAGCTTGGAAAGTTATCAGAACAGAGCCCATTATTGTGAGACTGCGCTTTTCTCTGTCTCAGTACCTCGACGGACCTG AACCATCAGTGGAAGTGTTCCAGCCATCCAATAAAGAAGGCTTTAGCCTGGGCCTGCAGCTTAAAAA GATCCTGAGCACGTTCACCTCGCAGCAGTGGAAACATCTCAGTAATGAGTTCCTCAAGGCCCAGCAGgagaagaggcacagctggttTAAAGCCGGAGGAACCATCAAGAAGTTTCGTGCTGGACTTAGCATCTTTTCCCCCATACCCAA GTCACCAAGTCTTCCTTTGATCCAAGACACAGTTTTAAAAGGGAAGCTGAGTGTCCCTGAACTGAGGGTGACCCGCCTGATGAATCGCTCTATTTCATGCACAATGAAAAACCCTAAAGGAGAGCTCTTCAGCTATCCTCCAAATAGCCAG ACTGTGGCTGTCCCAGCGGCAAGGGCCCCAGCGCAGATTACCACGAGGCAGCTGATTGAATTGTTTTTCTCGTCCCAGGCGGGTGGTCACTGCAAGAACATCCCAACACTGGAGTATGGCTTTCTAGTACAG ATAATGAAGTACTCAGAGCAGAGGATCCCCACACTAAATGAGTACTGCGTGGTCTGTGACGAGCAGCACGTCTTTCAAAATGGATCCATGTTGAAG CCGGCTGTGTGCACCAGGGAGCTGTGCGTGTTCTCCTTCTACACACTGGGTGTGATGTccggagctgcagaggaagtggCCACTGGGGCTGAG GTGGTGGACCTGCTTGTGGCTATGTGTCGAGCTGCTCTTGAGTCTCCTCGTAAGAGCATCATCTTTGAGCCTTACCCATCAGTTGTTGACCCCAATGATCCTAAGACACTGGCCTTCAACCCAAAG AAGAAGAATTATGAGAGACTGCAGAAAGCGTTGGACAGTGTCATGTCCATTCGGGAGATGACTCAG GGTTCGTATTTAGAAATCAAGAAACAGATGGACAAGCTGGACCCTCTGGCCCATCCCCTACTGCAGTG GATCATTTCCAGCAACAGATCACATATCGTTAAGCTGCCTCTGAGCAGG CAACTCAAATTCATGCACACCTCCCACCAGTTCCTGCTGCTCAGCAGCCCCCCAGCCAAAGAGGCCCGTTTTCGCACTGCCAAGAAGCTGTACGGTAGCACCTTCGCCTTCCA tgGTTCCCACATTGAGAACTGGCACTCCGTTCTGAGAAATGGACTCGTCAATGCCTCTTATACCAAGCTGCAG CTGCATGGGGCAGCGTATGGAAAGGGCATCTATCTGAGCCCCATCTCCAGCATATCTTTTGGATACTCAG GAATGGGGAAAGGACAGCACCGTATGCCCACCAAAGATGAGCTGGTGCAGCGCTACAACCGAATGAACACCATACCACAG AGCCGTCCCATACAATCGAGGTTCCTTCAGAGCCGAAATCTGAACTGCATCGCTCTGTGCGAAG TGATAACATCCAAGGACTTACAGAAACACGGTAACATCTGGGTGTGTCCAGTTTCCGACCATGTCTGCACTCGCTTCTTTTTTGT GTACGAGGATGGCCAAGTAGGAGATGCCAACATCAACACCCAGGAGCCCAAAGTGCAGAAGGAGATCATGCGTGTGATTGGGACCCAGATCTACTCCAGCTAA